In the genome of Amblyraja radiata isolate CabotCenter1 chromosome 6, sAmbRad1.1.pri, whole genome shotgun sequence, the window AAATCACGGggagtagtggtagagctactgccttaagcccctgtcccacttaggaagcctctggacactttgcgccccacccaaggtttccgtgcggttcccggacgtttttgtcctgcaacctccggcaaccacctgcaacctccgggaaccgcacggaaaccttgggtggggcacaaagtctccagaggtttccgttcaggtttcctaagtgggacaggggcattacagcgccagagacctgggttcgatcctgactacaggtgctgtctgtacggagtttgtacgttctccctgtgacccgcgtgggttttctcccagatcttcggtttcctcccaaactccaaacacgcacaggtttgtaggttaattggcttggtatgaatgtgaaattgtccctggggCGTGTAGGTGTTAGATGtaagtgtgttagtgtgtggtgatcgcaggtcggtgcggacccggttggCTGAaggccgtttccgcgctgtatatctaaaaaaaAGATGTCTCTTATGGGAATGTGTATTTAataagaaacgggaatagtgggtgtctggaatgcgctgccaggggtagtggtgcaaGCATGTACAATAGTGTAGTTTAAGTGCCTGTTAGACATatgtacatgaatatgcagggaatggtggaatCTGGATCATGTGCGGGCAAAAGAGAATAATttttcttggcattatgttcatcacagacattgtgggctgaagggcctgttcctgtgctgtacctgtgctattttctatgttctatacccTCTCGCTCTTAATTCCCCTAGCTTGGCAACAAACTCTTTGCATTTTTGCAGGATTGAGTCCCACATGTTTCaccgtggatagacacaaaaagctggagttgctcagtggtacaggcagcgtctctggtgaaaaggaataggtggcgttttgggtcgagacccttcatgcgTGGGATACATTCAGAAAACACATCCATGGGGTAAATTCAGAAAATAATTGGGCATTTCTGATGCCCTGTCCAAAATGACTGTATGAAATGAGAGCACCCAGATGAAATTCACATTGATAcagaggatgtgcaaactccgcatagacagctcCCAAGGTGAGGATCCAAGTCCTTGTAGGGCATCAGTACTAACGGCTGTGAAAGTATGCCACCATTAAAAAAGCAATTTAATATTTTTCCAATAATATCATTTTTATATCAAGAAATGAAGTCACGGCCATTTGCTGTTGGGGGAAACAGATCATAGAGAATGGGCAACATTTTTCATTTTGTTGAATTTTCCATTGAATTTTTACAGTGAAGAAAATCAGTCTGTAAGTATATCAGTCTGCAGATATGGCTATCAGGTGTTCCTAATTTGAGGCGAAAtgttattgctattgagagagtgcagcataggttcaccaggttaattcccagggtggtgggattgacatatgatgaaagaatacgtcgactgggcttgtattcgctggaatttagaaggatgagagttgatcttatagaaacaggtaaaattcttaagggattggacagggtagatgcaggaagaatgttcccgatgttgggggagtccagaaccagaggtcacagattaagaagatagacaaaaatctggagaaactcagcgggtgaggcagcatctatggagcgaaggaaataggcaacatttcgggtcgaaactcttcttcagattacagattaagaataaggggtaggccatttaggactgaaatgaggataattgttttcacccagagttgtgaatctgtggaattctctgccacagaagtcagtagaggccaattcattggatgttttcaagagagagttagatttagttctgagGGCTAAGGGAATTTtgatgattttgaatgatcagccatgtttatattgaatggcggtgctggctcaaagggccgaatggcctactcctgcacctattttctatgtttctatgatatctttcctgtagcaaggtaatcaaaactgaagacaatgctccaaatgcagcctcacattctttgccaccctatcttGCTATCtacattgccactttcatggaactatgtaccagcattcctagatccctctggtctacaacactccccagggccctaccatacACTGTGaaaatcctgccctggtttggctTCCCATAATGGGACACCTAatgggggcagcatggtggcgcagtggtagagttgctgtcttacagcgaatgcagcgtcggagaccagggttctatcctgagtttttacgttctccccataacatgcatgggttttctccgagatcttcggtttccttctgcactccaaagacatacaggtatgttggttaattggcttgataaatgtaaaaattgtccctggtgaatataggatagtgttaatgtgcagggatcgctggtcttcgcggatccggtgggccgaaagggcctgtttccgcgctgtatctctaaactaaactaaaccacacacTTACCAGCCAGTCAATTGTAATACAGGCTGCCAATCTATTACTCATTATGTGCTGTTTTCATAGACACATTTCACTAAGTCCTTGCATCAAGATTCAATGAAAGAAATAGGAAAAGTCGTGCAGAGAATCATGTAAGCAAATCTTGTAAGGAAATCCAAGTGAGGTGTGTCTTTTACAGGTAAATAAAAACTGCACTCATTGCACTAAAGAATCATAAATCCCAATTTCACTGAGTATTGTTAAGCAAAGTCATGTGTAGTTAAAAGTCACATAATTATAAAGGAATATTTACCTTTATCATCTCTGGTTATTTCAGTAGTAGTTGGCCTGTTCCAGCTCATCGTTGTGTCCAACGTGGTTACATTCATTGGCATTTCAGTACTTCTCACAGAGACTTGTGATGATCCAAAGCTAATAAATGGCCGAAGAGTGTTGGTCTGCCCCTCCGTGGTCACAAGTTCATCGGTATAAGATGTTTCAGGAATGTTTGATGATGCAATATTGGCAGAAGATCCATAGGTAGTGGaagactgagacacatgagaggTGGCATTCAATCCAGCACTGGTGAATGATATGGCGCTTGTCGACTCTGCTGTCAGAGTGGATGAACCAGTAGCTAATGGTAGCCCAGTACTTGTAGTTAATTCTGTACTTGATTGAGACTCAGTGCCTAAAAATAAATTGCTTAAAACATTAATAAGCAAGCTATTAGCATTTGATTAATGCATAATGAATCAAGAAAAAATTATGAGATATTAATTGATTCAAATAAGTAAAGAAAATGAAGCACCGTATAAGGGTTTGAAAGGGAAAAGCAACCTGCAGCACCAATGGACAGGGATGGAGGGTAATACCAAATGAATGGCACTTGCTGAGTGCCTGCAGCAACTCAATGGGCAAGTAACTCCTTACAACAATACACAAGTAGATCGTTCTGGTCATCAGACGTAAGAATTCCCATCAACCACATTGCCTTTCTTACAATTTACCTGTGGCCCTGCAACTTATTCTTTCTCAAATGCTCATCAACTCCCTACTGTTTCTAAATTTGCAATGTTAAttcactaaacatagaaacatagaaagtaggtgcagcgtaggccattcggcccatcgaaccagcaccgccattcaatatgatcatggctgatcatccaaaatcagtaccccgttcctgctttctccccatatcccttgattctgttagccctaaaagctacatctaactctctcttgaatacatcagtaAGGGGGACACCGTGctactgccttatagtgccagagacccgggttcgatcctgactacgggtgcttctctGTATGGACCtgtgtgacctgtgtggatttttttccgagatcttcggtttcctcccacattccaaagacgtacaggatttgtaggttaattggcttggtataaatgtaggaaTGTAAACttttccctagtgagtgtaggatagtgttgatgcgtgacgatcgctgg includes:
- the cd96 gene encoding T-cell surface protein tactile, whose amino-acid sequence is MWCDAVFLQPGNNITVMRSKKIHLNYYLSTAFTKLNTFNSQPTTVQKGTESQSSTELTTSTGLPLATGSSTLTAESTSAISFTSAGLNATSHVSQSSTTYGSSANIASSNIPETSYTDELVTTEGQTNTLRPFISFGSSQVSVRSTEMPMNVTTLDTTMSWNRPTTTEITRDDKDAEDSVSLAAVISVIIILAICTAVLSYLIRCWQVRKKLNIPPPFKPPPPPIKYTAIQVASQNEVNC